One genomic window of Conger conger chromosome 7, fConCon1.1, whole genome shotgun sequence includes the following:
- the zgc:110222 gene encoding protein EOLA1, whose product MSLQVGCLSFRQPYAGLVLNGLKTIETRWRPLLSEFENCTLAVHIAQKDWEGSEWREVLTCRQGMTCTQIDDLLDSGERFGRGVVAGLVEVGETWVYPDSLPREEMLALEAAALLTGLEEKHLTRLSFPRWLKEPMYARGHKDIWTIDIPLALLPALPPAPHRTVCA is encoded by the exons ATGAGTTTACAGGTAGGATGCTTATCGTTCAGACAGCCGTACGCCGGCTTGGTTTTGAACGGCCTCAAAACTATTGAGACGCGTTGGCGGCCTCTGCTGTCAGAATTTGAGAACTGCACCCTTGCCGTGCACATTGCGCAGAAGGACTGGGAGGGAAGCGAATGGAGAGAGGTGCTCACGTGCCGGCAGGGAATGACTTGTACCCAAATAGATGATCTGCTGGATTCCGGCGAGAGGTTCGGCCGAGGAGTTGTGGCAG GCCTGGTGGAGGTGGGAGAGACCTGGGTCTATCCTGACAGCCTTCCCAGGGAGGAGATGCTGGCACTGGAGGCGGCAGCTCTGCTGACTGGGCTGGAGGAGAAGCACCTGACCCGGCTGTCCTTCCCACGCTGGCTGAAGGAGCCCATGTATGCCCGTGGGCACAAGGACATCTGGACCATAGACATCCCCCTGGCGCTACTGCCTGCTCTTCCACCCGCACCCCACAGGACCGTCTGTGCCTAA